In Nilaparvata lugens isolate BPH chromosome 5, ASM1435652v1, whole genome shotgun sequence, the following proteins share a genomic window:
- the LOC120351311 gene encoding uncharacterized protein LOC120351311 → MQQPNKQLQVKTIVADKLPAVSVNELVETFETKSSSSDKQSASVSNQKKSDTSRVSRMNYSAAVGKKSKHIIGSVKSSSTVTVESGVLPLRTVDKHRSIFVSRLQPEVTVSEVTTYLNQSGIASTDFDCQKLNSRA, encoded by the exons ATGCAACAACCTAACAAGCAGTTACAGGTTAAAACAATTGTAGCTGATAAACTTCCTGCTGTTAGTGTTAACGAACTTGTCGAAACGTTTGAAACAAAATCTTCTTCTAGTGACAAACAAAGTGCTTCTGTTTCCAATCAGAAGAAATCTGATACTTCGCGAGTGTCACGTATGAACTATAGTGCTGCTGTAGGTAAAAAGTCAAAACATATTATTGGCTCAGTAAAAAGTTCTTCCACTGTGACTGTTGAGAGTGGTGTTTTGCCTCTGAGAACGGTTGATAAGCATAGATCAATCTTTGTATCTAGGCTGCAGCCTGAAGTGACGGTGTCTGAAGTTACCACGTATCTGAATCAGTCTGGCATAGCCAGCACGGATTTTGACTgtcaaaaattgaattccaG AGCGTGA
- the LOC111043759 gene encoding DEAD-box ATP-dependent RNA helicase 20, with protein sequence MYGNYNNHQNNANFNRFRNNEQQQQQQPYKNRFWVPRIDQVNQNGLINGFERMAIGPKGKGTMPGQGLRKPIWDKTALMPFEKNFYEPHQDVKNRSEDEVGEYRSRKEITVKGQNIPFPSQFFKEGNFPTYVMDVIMRQGFSEPTAIQAQGWPIALSGRDLVGIAQTGSGKTLAYILPAAVHIKNQSKLNRGDGPIALILAPTRELAQQIQSVAHDFGGTSSIRNTCIFGGAPKGPQAKDLERGVEIVIATPGRLIDFLERGTTNLKRCTYLVLDEADRMLDMGFEPQIRKIIEQIRPDRQVLMWSATWPKEVQALAEDFLNDYVQINIGSLELAANHNIRQIIDVCNDAEKEGKLMKLLKDIGNERGFKAIIFVETKKKVDDITKLIKKDGFPAICIHGDKSQQERDYVLSEFRSGKCAILVATDVAARGLDVEDVKYVINFDYPNTSEDYIHRIGRTGRCQQAGTAYTFFTANNQRQAKELISVLTEAKQDVNPKLHELANMAKNTMNGKQNRNRWNNNRTRENTNGFVNKGTWNQNIQDVKEFKPSQPNRFQAGGGGQYQNGGGYKGQNYGGYQQQNGGGYGGHPGAGGGAYGGYMQQQQQQQQQQQPRPFRNQYANGSQHSQDSQSGGYGGYQQRNYAAPDRNQQAGQGNYQQRFQQQRYQKYGGGQENGNVYSMPPPMMPTYSGSDQSPMMNPKFYQQSRPPPQTSHCHSPPMPMAMPFPPYPAYSMQTVQQ encoded by the exons ATGTACGGCAATTACAACAATCATCAAAACAATGC TAACTTTAACAGGTTTCGCAACAACGAGCAGCAACAGCAACAGCAGCCTTACAAGAACCGGTTCTGGGTTCCCAGGATCGATCAAGTCAATCAGAATGGCCTGATCAACGGCTTCGAAAGGATGGCAATCGGGCCGAAAGGAAAGGGCACTATGCCTGGCCAGGGTCTCAGGAAGCCCATTTGGGACAAAACTGCTCTCATGCCGTTTGAGAAGAACTTCTATGAACCGCATCAAGATGTCAAAAATAG AAGCGAAGACGAAGTTGGAGAATACAGAAGTAGAAAGGAGATTACTGTGAAGGGACAGAACATTCCGTTTCCGTCGCAGTTCTTCAAGGAGGGCAACTTTCCCACCTACGTGATGGACGTGATCATGCGCCAAGGCTTCTCCGAGCCAACAGCCATTCAGGCGCAAGGCTGGCCGATTGCGCTCAGCGGACGCGATCTAGTCGGCATTGCTCAAACTGGCTCCGGCAAAACTTTGGCT TACATTCTGCCAGCGGCGGTGCACATCAAGAACCAGAGCAAGCTTAACCGCGGTGACGGGCCGATCGCGCTGATCCTGGCGCCGACACGGGAGCTCGCCCAGCAGATCCAGTCAGTGGCGCACGACTTCGGCGGCACGTCGTCCATTCGCAACACGTGCATCTTTGGCGGCGCGCCCAAGGGACCGCAGGCCAAGGATTTGGAGCGCGGCGTCGAGATTGTCATCGCCACACCTGGACGCCTCATTGACTTCCTCGAGAGAGGCACCACCAACCTCAAGCGATGCACCTACCTCGTGCTCGACGAGGCCGACCGTATGCTCGACATGGGCTTCGAGCCGCAGATCAGGAAGATCATCGAACAGATCCGA CCTGACCGGCAAGTTCTGATGTGGTCAGCAACGTGGCCCAAGGAGGTGCAAGCTCTGGCTGAGGACTTCCTCAACGATTACGTGCAAATCAACATTGGCTCGCTGGAGCTGGCTGCCAACCACAACATCCGACAGATCATCGATGTGTGCAACGATGCCGAAAAGGAGGGCAAGCTCATGAAACTGCTCAAAGACATTGGCAATGAACGCGGCTTCAAAGCTATCATCTTTGTTGAAACGAAAAAGAAAGTGGATGACATCACAAAGCTCATCAAAAAGGATGG ATTCCCTGCGATCTGCATTCACGGAGACAAGTCCCAGCAAGAAAGAGATTATGTTCTGTCAG AATTCCGCAGTGGAAAATGCGCCATCTTAGTAGCTACCGATGTCGCCGCTCGTGGATTAG ACGTTGAAGACGTGAAGTATGTTATAAACTTTGACTACCCGAACACGTCTGAAGACTACATCCACCGGATCGGGCGGACCGGACGCTGCCAGCAGGCGGGCACAGCCTACACGTTCTTCACGGCCAACAACCAGCGCCAGGCCAAGGAGCTGATCTCGGTGCTCACCGAGGCCAAACAGGACGTCAACCCCAAGCTGCACGAGCTCGCCAACATGGCCAAGAACACCATGAACGGCAAACAGA ATCGTAACAGATGGAACAATAACAGGACAAGAGAGAATACAAACGGCTTTGTGAACAAGGGCACATGGAACCAGAACATCCAGGATGTGAAGGAGTTCAAGCCGAGTCAGCCGAACCGATTCCAAGCTGGAGGCGGCGGCCAGTACCAGAACGGAGGCGGCTACAAGGGCCAGAACTACGGCGGATACCAGCAGCAGAACGGCGGCGGATACGGTGGGCATCCAGGCGCGGGGGGCGGAGCCTATGGCGGATACATgcagcagcaacaacaacagcagcagcagcagcagcctaGGCCTTTCCGCAACCAGTACGCCAACGGCAGTCAGCACAGTCAGGATTCGCAGAGTGGAGGCTATGGCGGCTACCAGCAACGCAATTACGCCGCACCCGACCGCAACCAGCAGGCCGGCCAAGGCAACTATCAGCAACGCTTCCAGCAACAGCGCTACCAGAAGTACGGCGGCGGTCAGGAGAACGGCAACGTCTACTCGATGCCCCCTCCCATGATGCCCACCTACTCGGGCTCCGACCAGTCGCCCATGATGAACCCCAAGTTCTACCAGCAGAGCCGTCCGCCCCCACAGACCAGCCACTGCCACTCTCCCCCCATGCCCATGGCCATGCCCTTCCCCCCCTACCCCGCCTACAGCATGCAGACTGTCCAGCAGTAG